The following are encoded together in the Deltaproteobacteria bacterium PRO3 genome:
- a CDS encoding SAM-dependent chlorinase/fluorinase yields the protein MVIALLSDFGLQDHYVGAMKGVLARLAPNAKVIDISHQVPPFDRVLGGLLLYQSYRYFPRKTVFVAVVDPGVGSARKPILAESEDYFFVGPDNGVLAMALAEQKIRRIVHLNNPKYFLQPLSATFHGRDLFAPVAAHLSQGLSVEFFGTELTDYERLPDFVPAFSADRIEGRILAFDRFGNAITNLAKGFVQRHHHGSEWNARVGGLELKGLKSCFSEAAPGEALLYFGSGNLLEIAVNQGSAEEKLGLKRGDSVLIPL from the coding sequence ATGGTGATTGCCCTGCTCAGCGACTTCGGCCTGCAAGACCACTACGTCGGCGCGATGAAGGGCGTGCTGGCGCGCTTGGCCCCCAACGCCAAGGTGATCGATATCTCCCACCAGGTGCCGCCCTTCGACCGCGTCCTGGGCGGCCTTCTCCTCTACCAAAGCTATCGTTATTTCCCGCGCAAGACCGTCTTCGTCGCGGTAGTCGATCCCGGCGTCGGCAGCGCGCGCAAGCCGATCCTGGCCGAGAGCGAGGATTATTTCTTCGTCGGCCCGGACAACGGCGTGCTCGCCATGGCCCTGGCCGAGCAAAAAATCCGGCGCATCGTGCACTTGAACAACCCCAAATATTTCTTGCAGCCGCTCAGCGCGACCTTCCACGGCCGCGACCTCTTCGCCCCGGTCGCCGCCCACCTGTCCCAAGGCCTCTCGGTCGAGTTCTTCGGCACCGAGCTCACCGACTACGAAAGGCTCCCCGATTTCGTCCCGGCCTTCTCCGCCGACCGCATCGAGGGGCGCATCCTCGCCTTCGACCGCTTCGGCAACGCGATCACCAACTTGGCCAAGGGCTTCGTGCAACGACACCACCACGGGAGCGAATGGAACGCCCGCGTCGGCGGCCTGGAATTAAAGGGCCTGAAATCCTGCTTCTCCGAGGCCGCGCCGGGCGAGGCCCTGCTCTACTTCGGCAGCGGCAACCTGCTCGAGATCGCGGTCAACCAGGGCTCGGCCGAGGAAAAACTCGGCCTGAAACGCGGGGATTCCGTCCTGATCCCGCTTTAG
- a CDS encoding putative monovalent cation/H+ antiporter subunit A has protein sequence MSWGILAVFALAALAPGLHRLQSKACAWILALGPLALFVYFLRFLGEVEPGWTFAEVRSWVPALGLELAFRLDGLSLLFALLITGIGTLIVVYAGAYLKGDPRLGRFFLFLLAFLGAMLGLVLADNLFLLFVFWELTSVTSYLLIGFDHEREASREAALQALLVTGLGGLAMFAGLILLGQMGGAWSFHELASRGAALREHPLYLPALLLVLAGAFTKSAQFPFHFWLPSAMEAPTPVSAFLHSATMVKAGVYLLARLSPALGGTEAWVGIVSTVGAATFLVGAFTALQQSDLKKLLAYSTVSALGLLTWLLGWGEALAVQACMVFLLAHALYKGALFMAAGTVDHETGCRDVTRLGGLFGKMPLSGTATLLAAASMAGLAPLFGFLAKEIFYEAAQASSWPGDLAMGVALLGSVGGVAAAMMVAVEPFFGRRVETPKAPHEAPLGLWLGPASLALLSLAFGLWPAWPQSPLAAAASAALGEAVVLKLALWHGFNLTLMLSLATLALGALLYAARGPLRRAFAAAAGPLSYGPARAYGWALRALKGLAAGQTRLLQHGHLNLYLLVFLVAIIAMIAWPLLFQGEFRLRLPSSGLRFYEVVWAALIACGALIAVLTNSRMFAVVALGVVGYGIAFLYLLFGAPDLAMTQILVETLMLIVLLLGLYHLPGFAKYSRPASRLRDALLSLAAGALVTALVLIAQQSPHPGRLVRYFSENSLPLGQGRNIVNVILVDFRALDTMGEITVLGIAALGVYALLKLRLRGGGEP, from the coding sequence ATGTCGTGGGGAATCTTGGCCGTCTTCGCCCTGGCCGCCCTGGCCCCTGGGCTGCATCGCCTGCAGTCCAAGGCCTGCGCCTGGATCCTGGCGCTGGGGCCCTTGGCCCTCTTCGTTTATTTCCTCCGTTTTCTCGGCGAGGTCGAGCCGGGCTGGACCTTCGCCGAGGTGCGGAGTTGGGTGCCGGCGCTCGGCCTCGAGCTCGCCTTCCGGCTCGACGGCCTAAGCTTGCTCTTCGCCCTGCTCATCACCGGCATCGGGACCCTGATCGTCGTCTACGCCGGGGCCTACCTGAAAGGGGACCCGCGCCTGGGGCGTTTTTTCCTCTTCCTGCTCGCCTTCCTCGGGGCCATGCTCGGCCTGGTGCTCGCCGACAACCTCTTCTTGCTCTTCGTCTTTTGGGAATTGACCAGCGTCACCTCCTACCTGCTGATCGGATTCGACCATGAGCGCGAGGCGTCGCGCGAGGCGGCCTTGCAGGCCCTGCTTGTCACCGGCCTGGGCGGCCTGGCGATGTTCGCCGGCCTGATCCTGCTCGGGCAGATGGGAGGCGCCTGGAGCTTTCACGAGCTGGCCTCCCGTGGCGCGGCCTTGCGGGAACATCCGCTCTACCTCCCGGCACTCCTCTTGGTCCTCGCCGGGGCCTTCACCAAGTCGGCGCAATTTCCCTTCCACTTCTGGCTGCCCAGCGCGATGGAGGCCCCGACGCCGGTCAGCGCCTTCCTGCATTCGGCGACGATGGTGAAGGCGGGCGTCTACTTGCTGGCGCGGCTCTCGCCGGCCCTGGGCGGCACCGAGGCCTGGGTGGGGATCGTCTCGACGGTGGGCGCGGCGACTTTCCTGGTCGGGGCCTTCACGGCCTTGCAACAGAGCGATTTGAAAAAGCTCCTGGCCTATTCCACGGTCAGCGCCTTGGGGCTCTTGACCTGGCTCTTGGGCTGGGGCGAGGCCCTCGCCGTTCAGGCCTGCATGGTTTTCCTCTTGGCCCATGCCCTTTACAAGGGGGCCCTGTTCATGGCGGCGGGGACGGTCGATCACGAGACCGGCTGCCGGGACGTGACGCGCCTGGGGGGGCTCTTCGGCAAGATGCCGCTCAGCGGGACCGCGACCCTGCTCGCGGCCGCCTCTATGGCTGGCCTGGCGCCCCTCTTCGGGTTTCTGGCGAAAGAGATTTTCTACGAAGCGGCGCAGGCCTCCTCCTGGCCGGGCGACCTCGCGATGGGCGTCGCCCTGCTGGGCAGCGTCGGCGGCGTGGCGGCGGCGATGATGGTCGCCGTCGAGCCCTTCTTCGGCCGCCGCGTCGAGACGCCCAAGGCCCCGCACGAGGCGCCGCTTGGGCTGTGGCTGGGTCCCGCGAGCTTGGCGCTCCTCTCGCTGGCCTTCGGTCTTTGGCCCGCCTGGCCCCAGTCCCCGCTGGCTGCGGCGGCCTCGGCCGCCTTGGGCGAGGCGGTCGTCCTGAAATTGGCCTTATGGCACGGCTTTAACTTAACCTTGATGCTAAGCCTGGCCACGCTCGCCCTCGGCGCCCTGCTGTATGCCGCGCGCGGGCCCTTGCGCCGGGCCTTCGCGGCCGCCGCGGGGCCACTCTCCTACGGGCCCGCCCGGGCCTACGGTTGGGCGCTGAGGGCCCTGAAGGGGCTGGCCGCCGGGCAGACGCGGCTCTTGCAGCACGGCCATCTCAACCTCTATCTGCTGGTCTTTTTGGTCGCCATCATCGCCATGATCGCCTGGCCGCTCCTGTTTCAAGGGGAATTCCGGCTGCGGCTGCCGAGCAGCGGCCTGCGTTTTTACGAGGTCGTCTGGGCGGCCTTGATCGCCTGCGGGGCATTGATCGCCGTTTTGACCAATTCCCGGATGTTCGCCGTCGTGGCCCTCGGCGTAGTGGGCTACGGCATCGCTTTTCTCTATCTGCTGTTCGGCGCCCCCGACCTGGCGATGACGCAGATCCTGGTCGAGACCCTCATGCTGATCGTCCTGCTCTTGGGCCTCTACCACCTCCCGGGTTTCGCCAAATACTCGCGGCCCGCCTCCCGGCTCCGCGACGCCTTGCTTTCGCTCGCCGCCGGGGCCTTGGTGACGGCGCTCGTCTTGATCGCGCAGCAAAGCCCGCATCCCGGCCGCTTGGTGAGGTATTTTTCGGAAAACAGCCTTCCCTTGGGCCAGGGCCGCAACATCGTCAACGTGATCCTGGTCGACTTTCGCGCCCTGGATACCATGGGCGAGATCACGGTCCTGGGGATCGCGGCCCTGGGCGTCTACGCCCTGCTCAAGCTGCGCCTGAGAGGAGGAGGGGAGCCGTGA
- a CDS encoding Na+/H+ antiporter subunit B: MKSLILRATARFLLPLMLLFSLFLFLRGHNEPGGGFVAGLVAAGGYILYALAFGVGEMRELLKLDPRTFIGLGLAGALGSALWPVALGLPLFTGVWGKWDLGPLGELKLGTPLLFDLGVYAAVFGVMLTIVLGLMEE, translated from the coding sequence GTGAAGTCCTTGATCCTCCGCGCGACGGCGCGATTTCTGCTGCCCTTGATGCTGCTCTTTTCGCTCTTCCTGTTCCTGCGCGGCCACAACGAGCCCGGGGGTGGTTTCGTCGCGGGCCTGGTAGCGGCCGGGGGCTACATCCTTTACGCCCTGGCCTTCGGCGTCGGCGAGATGCGCGAGCTGCTCAAGCTGGACCCGCGAACCTTCATCGGCCTCGGGCTGGCCGGCGCCTTGGGCAGCGCCCTGTGGCCGGTGGCGCTGGGCCTGCCGCTGTTCACCGGCGTGTGGGGGAAATGGGACTTGGGGCCCCTCGGGGAGCTGAAGCTCGGGACTCCCTTGTTGTTCGACTTGGGGGTCTACGCCGCTGTCTTCGGTGTGATGCTGACCATCGTGCTGGGCCTGATGGAGGAATAG
- a CDS encoding Na+/H+ antiporter subunit C, with amino-acid sequence METLLAIVIGALYAAAFYLLLRRSIVRMLFGFLLLSNAINLLIFTSGGLTRAKPPIVPPGAEAAVPPFADPLAQALILTAIVISFGLLSFTFVLIYRYYQERGSDDTASMRSTDV; translated from the coding sequence TTGGAGACCTTGTTGGCCATCGTGATCGGAGCCCTCTACGCCGCGGCCTTCTATTTGCTGCTGCGGCGGAGCATCGTGCGCATGCTCTTCGGCTTCCTGTTGCTCAGCAACGCGATCAACCTGCTCATCTTCACCTCGGGCGGCCTGACCCGGGCTAAGCCCCCCATCGTGCCGCCCGGAGCCGAGGCGGCCGTCCCGCCCTTCGCCGACCCCCTGGCCCAGGCCCTGATCCTGACGGCCATCGTCATCAGCTTCGGATTGCTCTCCTTCACCTTCGTCTTGATCTACCGCTACTATCAAGAGCGGGGCAGCGACGACACCGCGAGCATGAGGTCCACCGACGTATGA
- a CDS encoding Na+/H+ antiporter subunit D has product MRALLPAMPLLIPFATAILSLFFSRSAAAQRRVGILGASLLLAAAFALLWTVQREGILVLHAGNWPAPFGIALVIDLLSAVMVVMTALMGLGVLVFSFGSLDAERVRFGFFPLFQFLLMGVCGAFTTGDLFNLYVWYEVMLMSSFALISLGGTPLQLEGGVKYVVMNLVSSSMFLTALGILYGLTGTLNMADLARFLDNGLPVGLSTTLAMLFLIAFGIKAAAFPFFFWLPASYATPPVAVTAIFSALLTKAGVYSLLRVFTLLFTQQVEYTHQLLLVIAGFTMVTGVLGAVAQNEVRRLLSFHIVSQIGYLLMGLGLFTELAIAGTVFFMVHVILAKSALFLASGIMGRMQGSYDLQELGGLARLSPALAGFFLLAAFALAGLPPLSGFFAKFALVQAGLAGGRYLITAVALFVSILTLFSMVKIWAQAFWKAAPRASAPSKVSRLLWVPFGGLALLTLAMGLCSEPLLRLSLATARQLLDKEQYIRVVLGANL; this is encoded by the coding sequence ATGAGAGCCCTCCTGCCCGCCATGCCGCTCTTGATCCCCTTCGCGACGGCGATTCTTTCGTTGTTTTTCTCCCGCTCGGCCGCCGCCCAGCGGCGCGTCGGGATACTGGGCGCCTCGCTCTTGCTGGCCGCAGCCTTCGCGCTGCTTTGGACCGTGCAGCGCGAGGGCATCCTCGTCCTGCACGCCGGCAATTGGCCGGCGCCCTTCGGCATCGCGCTGGTAATAGACCTGTTGAGCGCCGTCATGGTCGTCATGACGGCCTTGATGGGCCTGGGCGTCCTCGTCTTTTCCTTCGGGAGCCTCGACGCGGAGCGGGTGCGCTTCGGTTTTTTTCCCCTCTTCCAATTTCTGCTGATGGGGGTCTGCGGGGCCTTCACGACGGGCGACCTCTTCAACCTCTACGTCTGGTACGAGGTGATGCTGATGTCTTCCTTCGCGCTGATCAGCCTGGGCGGGACGCCGCTCCAGCTGGAGGGGGGCGTCAAGTACGTGGTGATGAACCTCGTCTCCTCCTCGATGTTCCTCACGGCGCTCGGCATCCTCTACGGCCTGACGGGCACCCTCAACATGGCGGATCTCGCCCGTTTCCTCGACAACGGCCTCCCCGTGGGCCTGAGCACGACGCTCGCCATGCTCTTCCTGATCGCCTTCGGCATCAAGGCCGCGGCCTTTCCGTTTTTCTTCTGGCTGCCCGCCTCCTACGCGACCCCACCGGTGGCGGTGACGGCGATCTTCTCGGCGCTTTTGACGAAGGCGGGGGTCTACTCCCTGTTGCGGGTCTTCACCCTGCTCTTCACCCAACAGGTTGAGTACACCCACCAGCTGCTCCTGGTCATCGCCGGCTTCACCATGGTCACCGGGGTCTTGGGAGCGGTCGCACAGAACGAGGTGCGGCGCCTGCTCTCCTTCCACATCGTGAGCCAGATCGGCTACCTGCTGATGGGGCTGGGATTGTTCACCGAGCTCGCGATCGCTGGCACGGTGTTTTTCATGGTGCACGTGATTTTGGCAAAGTCCGCCCTCTTTCTGGCCTCCGGGATCATGGGCCGGATGCAGGGGAGCTACGACCTCCAGGAGCTCGGGGGGCTGGCGCGGCTTTCGCCGGCCTTGGCGGGCTTCTTCCTCCTCGCCGCCTTCGCCCTGGCGGGCCTGCCGCCGCTGTCCGGATTTTTCGCGAAGTTCGCACTCGTCCAGGCGGGGCTCGCCGGCGGCCGCTACCTGATCACCGCCGTGGCGCTTTTCGTCAGCATTCTGACGCTCTTCTCCATGGTCAAGATCTGGGCCCAGGCCTTTTGGAAGGCGGCGCCGCGTGCCTCCGCTCCTTCCAAGGTTTCGCGGCTGCTCTGGGTTCCCTTTGGCGGCCTTGCCCTCTTGACCCTGGCGATGGGGCTGTGCAGCGAGCCCCTGCTGCGCTTATCCTTGGCAACGGCGCGGCAGCTGTTGGATAAAGAGCAATACATCCGCGTGGTGCTCGGAGCGAACCTATGA
- a CDS encoding Na+/H+ antiporter subunit E, whose protein sequence is MTLFLWNMLLMLVYVAVSQNYSLASFGVGFLLGYLVLWASQRERKSKYFSGLRRTVAFVFTFAWELLLSNFKIAVDVLRPRLRMRPGIFAFPLEAQTDGEITLLANIITLTPGTLSLDVSTDRKTLYIHGMYLEDPEAARRSIREGFERRVLDLLR, encoded by the coding sequence ATGACCTTGTTCCTGTGGAACATGCTTTTGATGCTGGTCTACGTGGCGGTCAGCCAAAATTACAGCCTCGCCTCCTTCGGAGTGGGCTTCCTGCTGGGCTACCTCGTGCTGTGGGCCAGCCAGCGGGAGCGGAAGTCGAAGTACTTTTCCGGCCTGCGCCGGACTGTCGCCTTCGTCTTCACCTTCGCGTGGGAGCTGCTGCTGTCCAATTTCAAGATCGCCGTCGACGTGCTGCGGCCCCGCCTGCGGATGAGGCCGGGGATCTTCGCCTTTCCGCTGGAGGCCCAGACCGACGGCGAGATCACCTTGTTGGCCAACATCATCACCCTGACGCCGGGGACGTTGAGCCTGGACGTCTCCACCGACCGCAAGACCCTATACATCCACGGGATGTACCTGGAAGACCCGGAGGCGGCGCGGCGCTCGATCCGGGAGGGATTCGAGCGGCGGGTTCTGGACTTGTTGAGGTAA
- a CDS encoding pH regulation protein F, producing MFPIALALCWGLLSLALVLGFCRLLRGPTLADRVVAFDLMVSIMVGMIALFAIYARETVYLDVALVLALISFLGTVIFSKYLMRRGTAHE from the coding sequence ATCTTCCCCATCGCCTTGGCGCTATGCTGGGGCCTGCTGTCGCTGGCCCTGGTGCTGGGATTTTGCCGGCTCCTCCGCGGCCCGACGCTCGCCGACCGGGTCGTCGCCTTCGATTTGATGGTGTCGATCATGGTGGGAATGATCGCGCTGTTCGCGATCTACGCGCGCGAGACCGTCTACCTCGACGTGGCGCTGGTCTTGGCCCTGATCTCGTTTTTAGGCACCGTGATCTTTTCCAAATACCTGATGCGGAGGGGGACTGCCCATGAATGA
- a CDS encoding monovalent cation/H(+) antiporter subunit G, which yields MNEWFAMGAMVLGTLLMGIAALGIFRLPDLFMRMHASSKAGALGVALQLLAVALYFDDLTVTVKAVVGILFFLLTAPVAAHMIGRAAYWVGVPLWEKSVLDELRGRYERGSQTLKCAKELEPKA from the coding sequence ATGAATGAATGGTTCGCCATGGGCGCCATGGTCTTGGGCACCCTTCTGATGGGGATCGCGGCCTTGGGGATTTTTCGCCTGCCGGACCTCTTCATGCGGATGCACGCCTCTTCCAAGGCCGGGGCCTTGGGCGTGGCGCTGCAGCTGCTGGCGGTCGCGCTTTACTTCGACGACCTGACCGTCACCGTCAAGGCGGTGGTGGGGATCTTGTTCTTCCTGCTCACCGCGCCGGTCGCGGCGCACATGATCGGCCGCGCCGCCTACTGGGTCGGCGTTCCGTTGTGGGAAAAATCCGTCCTCGACGAGCTGCGCGGCCGCTACGAGCGGGGCTCGCAGACCTTGAAATGCGCCAAGGAGCTGGAGCCCAAGGCCTGA
- a CDS encoding DUF4397 domain-containing protein, producing the protein MKKLYAKLLTIAALCGLSACGGAVANLQVFNASPDAPALDILLDNEVVVAGLQDFAFEQYQEVDAGNTGIRVNEAGTSRTLTELGAALNGNQSYTLIVLNFLDDLEALLLTDDNSIDQASTAKLRLVNASPSAPALDFYFTAPGTDLNSVTPLLSDLSFKEVSNYLIVGASTYQVRVTQAGTKTVLVDSGNFVLSPSQVRTGVVVDAAGGGGPFNIVFLPDKLQ; encoded by the coding sequence ATGAAGAAATTATACGCAAAACTGCTCACCATTGCCGCGCTCTGCGGGCTTTCCGCCTGCGGGGGCGCCGTCGCCAACCTGCAGGTCTTCAACGCCTCGCCGGACGCCCCGGCCCTCGACATCCTGCTGGACAACGAGGTCGTCGTGGCCGGCCTGCAGGACTTCGCCTTCGAGCAATACCAAGAGGTCGACGCCGGAAACACCGGGATCCGGGTCAACGAGGCCGGCACCTCCCGCACCCTGACCGAGCTCGGCGCCGCCCTGAACGGCAATCAAAGCTACACCCTGATCGTTTTGAATTTTCTCGACGACCTCGAGGCCCTGCTGCTGACCGACGACAACTCGATCGATCAGGCCTCCACCGCCAAGCTGCGCCTGGTGAACGCCTCGCCCAGCGCGCCCGCCTTGGACTTCTATTTCACCGCCCCCGGCACCGATCTTAATTCGGTGACTCCCCTGTTGAGCGACTTGAGCTTCAAGGAAGTCTCCAACTACCTCATCGTCGGCGCCAGCACCTACCAGGTCCGCGTCACGCAGGCCGGCACCAAGACGGTTCTGGTGGATTCGGGCAATTTCGTGCTGAGCCCCTCGCAGGTGCGCACGGGCGTGGTGGTCGACGCCGCCGGCGGCGGCGGGCCCTTCAACATCGTCTTCCTGCCGGACAAGCTGCAGTAG
- a CDS encoding DUF389 domain-containing protein: protein MLKSLFVRLSRQASRWFNIDAETRVSIYISTIVGTKLSNIPYWFELLLACGIATLGLALNSAAVVIGAMLISPLMTPIMGIGLALATGDIFLGVRAIVNLLLSVAAALAAAVFFTSVLPFKEVTSEILARTQPTILDLVVALLSGLAGSVATLKSSKGLTAALPGTAIAVALMPPLCVVGFGVGIRHYDPQWISVAKGAGLLFAANLVAIVLTSMLVFLVVGMGGRRVKAQVDEWQSRPGNLSRLETWLSRRRFGMIWSKIGTLQARLAVILVFFLLVYFPLQEALNRVVAQVQKRGREQTQVKVIHEIGQGLFRVKNRSDIEKISIENAPDGLRAVVRVSTNWIFGSEEKGRFEKLASERLKVPVRLILIQSPGFFGEEKETDWAGFFGVGREERSVPPEESYQRLFGRIQSVVQGLWPLPMAQLLGLKFFIEEAEDGEITPRLKLAYLAAEALSQDAKHVFSNGVRQSLGFEPSIEWQWVPSRYGPFPLSFGRVLLSPEAKEEVVRVGKAIKEFPELEIELLLLATRQSGREGRRHSSALASRLSEEMEAQGIPPVSLEISELPEGSPRLLVSLRRRAEGHTPTFDPSPFPELSESVPAAEP, encoded by the coding sequence ATGCTCAAGAGCCTATTCGTTCGTCTTTCGAGACAGGCCAGTCGATGGTTCAATATCGACGCGGAGACCCGCGTTTCCATCTATATCTCGACGATCGTCGGGACCAAGCTTTCCAATATACCCTATTGGTTCGAATTGCTCTTGGCCTGCGGCATCGCCACCTTGGGTCTGGCGTTGAACAGCGCCGCGGTGGTGATCGGGGCCATGTTGATCTCTCCGCTGATGACCCCCATTATGGGGATCGGTTTGGCCCTTGCCACCGGCGACATCTTTTTGGGCGTGCGGGCCATCGTGAACTTGTTGCTGAGCGTCGCCGCGGCCTTGGCGGCGGCTGTTTTTTTTACCTCCGTATTACCCTTCAAGGAGGTTACGTCCGAGATTTTGGCGAGGACCCAACCGACCATTCTCGACTTGGTGGTGGCTCTGCTGAGCGGTTTGGCAGGGAGCGTCGCCACCCTGAAGAGTTCCAAGGGGTTGACGGCCGCCCTGCCCGGGACGGCCATCGCGGTGGCCTTGATGCCGCCGCTTTGCGTGGTGGGTTTTGGCGTCGGGATCCGGCACTACGACCCCCAGTGGATTTCCGTCGCGAAGGGAGCGGGCCTTCTCTTCGCCGCGAACTTGGTCGCGATCGTCCTGACCTCGATGCTCGTTTTCCTGGTAGTGGGTATGGGTGGTAGAAGGGTCAAGGCGCAGGTGGACGAATGGCAGAGCCGGCCCGGCAACCTCTCGCGGCTCGAGACCTGGCTGAGCCGTCGGCGTTTCGGGATGATTTGGAGCAAGATCGGCACGCTGCAGGCGCGTCTCGCGGTCATATTGGTTTTTTTCCTTCTGGTATATTTTCCCCTGCAGGAGGCGCTCAACCGCGTGGTGGCCCAGGTACAGAAGCGCGGGAGAGAGCAAACGCAGGTCAAGGTCATTCATGAGATCGGGCAAGGGCTGTTTCGCGTCAAAAACCGCTCGGACATCGAAAAAATTTCGATCGAGAACGCTCCCGACGGCTTGCGCGCCGTCGTGCGGGTGAGCACCAATTGGATCTTCGGATCGGAGGAAAAAGGGAGATTCGAGAAGCTGGCGAGCGAGCGCTTGAAAGTCCCGGTCCGATTGATCTTGATCCAGAGCCCGGGATTTTTCGGCGAAGAGAAGGAAACGGATTGGGCCGGTTTTTTTGGCGTGGGCAGGGAAGAGAGGTCCGTTCCTCCCGAGGAGAGCTATCAACGGCTCTTCGGCAGGATCCAATCCGTGGTACAGGGGCTGTGGCCCCTTCCCATGGCTCAATTGCTCGGCCTGAAGTTTTTCATAGAGGAGGCGGAAGACGGCGAAATCACGCCCAGGCTCAAGCTCGCCTATTTGGCGGCCGAGGCATTGAGCCAGGACGCCAAGCATGTGTTTTCCAACGGCGTCCGGCAGTCCTTGGGCTTCGAGCCCAGCATCGAATGGCAATGGGTTCCTTCCCGTTACGGCCCCTTTCCTCTGTCTTTCGGTCGCGTCCTGCTTTCTCCGGAAGCCAAGGAAGAGGTGGTCCGCGTCGGCAAGGCGATCAAGGAATTTCCCGAACTGGAAATAGAACTCCTCTTGTTAGCGACCCGCCAAAGCGGACGGGAAGGGCGCAGGCATTCCTCAGCTCTCGCGTCTCGGCTTTCCGAGGAAATGGAGGCGCAGGGAATTCCGCCTGTTTCCCTGGAAATCAGCGAGCTTCCCGAGGGTAGTCCCCGATTGTTGGTATCTCTCCGGCGGAGGGCGGAGGGGCATACCCCGACCTTCGACCCATCTCCTTTTCCTGAGCTTTCGGAGAGCGTTCCGGCAGCGGAGCCTTAG